The following proteins are co-located in the Deinococcus metallilatus genome:
- a CDS encoding Ig-like domain-containing protein translates to MPDRLPRPLHRSPVLWLLTAALTACGGGGTPAAGENGSNKLPEIVVRGPEGKALTADSYIASGESLTLNVSDLDGSIKKVSYVIDRGTGSERGGDLTPAGKITLPLPPLAGGPHTLVVTATDNAGGVGTAEAAFRIDAAAPTLGGITLNGKAITPGSTTTLSSGDAAALQVSASDTRGDAANTPAPVTLRILEGTQVRASGSGSVSADLSKNADGSARTAGTATFTIEAQDSVGHTTRSTFTLNFLAATGGETTTPTFTWLAPTSSYVNGRVPVQAQAVRNGVDLSSSISYSVTCGAIETGSGQASWALGPTCTDGSQQTITATVSDGGKTYTARKTVTVDSSAPTVQITGPQAGQTFTQNPVTVSVVATDAISGVDRVVVEASSDGDKTYRPVGVVTGAEGSVTWAPTNGTYTLRATATDKAGNKTETTLGQVLVALTSSSAITPDVPSVSAKAQASSNPVYVRGLGSLTGSATSTSGLLSGQLLVDGQTQGTPTAATDGQKVSFSLDFDAPNVTEGLHDLGIRWNDKANATVDSPKVSVFVDRTAPIVKWNTPTSGTVTNSAPINLNATATDAASGIASITYSVNGQAVPDAWQPASEGGFTVTATATDKVGNTGTQTTTVTYDKTGPVITATSPANGQEFSTAPVTISATASDNLTGVSSIEATVQGPKDSAPSTLGIQQGSKYTAAYTPVDPGTYTVKFLALDAAGNAATVETRTFVYNVTTTPTEKAPAPILGVVGSSPYTGNMSVNVSGNFDTNSQVDRMILQITDAKGVIDNTTYITGQAQASFSVDTTKFANGDLRLQVIAYTKTGLRGTSNVTTVQVKNVINPVIAVAAPSNGAAVNTPTVPVRVTITKSGDTNYTFDPASLTVDLLDYRGQLLETRTTTTVPQEQAVTCTPSADGATHTCDTSFDMAGMPADTYTIRATAKAVVDGAATNPQILKTESKFTSNTVSVNPPASVIRFPTAITKTDNTRAPARVDSGSGFFATVSDNTAVQYVEARIVGPFAEGNIETDGTKQCQASGSVLTGESAVNVLVLNVPGANLPPYQTQDVFIPSLDIDGSTYVPNSKSGQRYDLRVTVADSEGNRNIQCVPVRIERGLARPDYQQGSTKTANPAPGELNPSSGRWYLDNVPANSRVVAVFYANGKQVGTSFIANTDGKRIEVSQSFADVGTYQVKWLIEDMDGLSKSAGVVTSKEGDYIEVARNPK, encoded by the coding sequence ATGCCCGACCGCCTGCCCCGCCCCCTGCACCGAAGTCCCGTTCTCTGGTTGCTCACTGCTGCCCTCACCGCCTGCGGAGGCGGGGGCACTCCCGCCGCGGGGGAGAACGGCAGCAACAAGCTGCCCGAGATCGTCGTGCGCGGCCCCGAGGGCAAGGCGCTGACCGCGGACAGCTACATCGCCAGTGGCGAGAGCCTCACCCTGAACGTCTCGGACCTTGACGGCAGCATCAAAAAGGTCAGCTACGTGATCGACCGCGGCACCGGCAGCGAGCGCGGCGGCGACCTGACCCCAGCGGGAAAGATTACCCTGCCCCTTCCGCCCTTGGCAGGCGGCCCGCACACCCTGGTGGTCACCGCCACCGATAACGCGGGCGGCGTCGGCACGGCCGAAGCGGCCTTCCGCATCGATGCCGCCGCCCCCACCCTCGGTGGGATCACCCTCAACGGCAAGGCCATCACGCCGGGCAGCACCACCACCCTCAGCAGCGGGGACGCTGCGGCCCTCCAGGTCAGCGCCAGCGACACGCGCGGCGACGCGGCCAACACCCCCGCTCCCGTCACCCTCCGCATTCTGGAAGGCACCCAGGTTCGCGCCAGCGGGAGCGGCAGCGTCAGCGCCGACCTCAGCAAGAACGCGGACGGCAGTGCCCGGACCGCCGGGACCGCCACCTTCACCATCGAGGCCCAGGACAGCGTGGGCCACACCACCCGCAGCACCTTCACGCTGAATTTCCTGGCGGCCACCGGGGGCGAAACCACCACCCCCACCTTCACCTGGCTGGCACCTACCAGCAGCTATGTGAATGGTCGCGTCCCGGTGCAGGCCCAGGCCGTCCGCAACGGGGTCGATCTCAGCAGCAGCATCAGCTATAGCGTCACCTGCGGCGCCATCGAAACCGGCAGCGGCCAGGCCAGCTGGGCCCTCGGCCCCACCTGTACCGACGGAAGCCAGCAGACCATCACGGCCACCGTCAGCGACGGCGGCAAGACCTACACCGCCCGCAAGACCGTCACGGTGGACAGCAGCGCCCCCACCGTGCAGATCACCGGCCCGCAAGCGGGGCAGACCTTCACGCAGAATCCGGTCACCGTCAGCGTGGTGGCGACCGACGCGATCAGCGGGGTGGACCGCGTGGTGGTCGAGGCCAGCAGCGACGGCGACAAGACCTACAGGCCGGTCGGCGTCGTCACAGGCGCCGAGGGCAGCGTCACCTGGGCACCCACCAACGGCACTTATACCCTGCGCGCCACGGCCACCGACAAGGCTGGCAACAAGACCGAGACGACACTCGGTCAAGTCCTGGTCGCCCTGACGAGTTCGAGTGCCATCACGCCGGATGTCCCCAGCGTCAGCGCCAAGGCGCAGGCGTCCAGCAACCCGGTGTATGTGCGCGGCCTGGGCAGCCTAACCGGAAGCGCCACCAGCACCTCGGGCCTCCTCAGCGGCCAGTTGCTGGTGGACGGGCAGACTCAGGGGACGCCGACGGCGGCCACCGACGGCCAGAAGGTGTCGTTCAGCCTCGACTTCGACGCACCGAACGTCACCGAAGGGCTGCACGACCTGGGTATTCGCTGGAATGACAAGGCGAATGCCACCGTGGACAGCCCCAAGGTCAGCGTGTTCGTGGACAGGACGGCGCCCATCGTGAAGTGGAATACCCCCACGAGCGGCACCGTCACCAACAGTGCCCCCATCAACCTGAACGCCACCGCCACCGATGCCGCGTCCGGTATCGCCAGCATCACGTACAGCGTGAACGGCCAGGCCGTCCCGGATGCCTGGCAACCCGCCAGCGAGGGGGGCTTCACCGTGACCGCCACCGCCACCGACAAGGTCGGCAACACGGGGACACAGACCACGACGGTGACTTACGACAAGACCGGCCCGGTCATCACGGCCACCAGCCCCGCGAACGGTCAGGAATTCAGCACCGCGCCTGTCACGATCAGCGCCACCGCCAGCGACAACCTGACGGGCGTGAGCAGCATCGAGGCGACGGTCCAGGGACCGAAGGACAGCGCACCGAGCACACTGGGCATCCAGCAGGGCAGCAAGTACACCGCTGCTTACACGCCCGTCGACCCCGGAACGTACACTGTGAAGTTCCTTGCGCTGGACGCGGCGGGTAACGCGGCAACGGTAGAAACCCGGACGTTTGTCTATAACGTGACGACGACTCCGACGGAAAAAGCGCCCGCGCCGATTCTGGGTGTCGTGGGAAGCAGCCCCTACACCGGCAACATGAGCGTCAATGTCTCGGGGAACTTCGACACCAACAGTCAGGTGGACCGGATGATCCTTCAGATCACGGACGCAAAAGGGGTCATCGACAACACCACGTACATCACCGGTCAAGCGCAGGCCAGCTTCAGCGTGGACACGACGAAGTTCGCCAATGGTGATCTCAGGCTCCAGGTCATCGCCTACACGAAAACGGGTCTGCGGGGCACCAGCAACGTCACCACCGTCCAGGTGAAGAACGTCATCAATCCTGTGATTGCCGTCGCGGCGCCATCGAACGGCGCGGCAGTCAACACGCCCACTGTTCCAGTCCGCGTGACGATCACCAAGAGTGGAGACACGAATTACACGTTCGATCCGGCGTCCCTGACCGTTGATCTCCTTGACTACCGTGGTCAGTTGCTGGAGACGAGAACAACCACCACGGTTCCGCAGGAGCAGGCAGTGACATGTACGCCGAGTGCGGACGGTGCCACGCACACGTGTGACACCAGCTTTGACATGGCAGGCATGCCCGCCGATACGTACACCATCCGCGCGACAGCGAAGGCCGTGGTGGACGGTGCGGCGACAAATCCTCAGATCTTGAAGACGGAGAGCAAGTTCACCTCGAATACTGTCAGCGTGAACCCACCGGCCTCTGTGATTCGCTTCCCGACCGCCATTACCAAGACGGATAACACGCGGGCGCCTGCCAGGGTGGACAGCGGTTCCGGCTTCTTTGCCACGGTTAGCGACAACACGGCCGTGCAGTACGTCGAGGCGCGGATAGTGGGCCCCTTCGCGGAAGGCAATATCGAAACTGATGGCACCAAGCAGTGTCAGGCCAGCGGCAGCGTCCTCACAGGTGAGTCAGCAGTCAACGTGCTAGTGCTGAATGTTCCCGGAGCGAACTTGCCTCCTTATCAAACGCAGGACGTGTTCATTCCCAGCCTGGATATTGACGGTTCCACGTATGTACCCAATAGCAAATCAGGGCAACGCTATGACCTACGTGTGACCGTCGCGGACTCGGAAGGCAACAGGAACATTCAGTGCGTGCCTGTTCGTATCGAGCGTGGGCTGGCCCGGCCAGATTACCAGCAGGGCAGCACAAAAACGGCCAACCCGGCCCCTGGCGAATTGAATCCCTCGAGCGGAAGATGGTATCTGGATAATGTCCCCGCCAATTCCCGCGTTGTTGCAGTGTTCTATGCGAATGGAAAGCAGGTGGGAACCAGTTTCATTGCCAATACCGATGGAAAGCGTATCGAAGTCTCTCAATCCTTTGCCGATGTTGGTACTTATCAAGTGAAGTGGCTGATTGAAGACATGGACGGACTGTCAAAGTCTGCCGGTGTCGTCACCTCAAAGGAAGGTGACTACATCGAGGTTGCACGCAACCCCAAATAA
- the cpdB gene encoding 2',3'-cyclic-nucleotide 2'-phosphodiesterase, whose translation MTALLLGAAGAQTVDLRILETTDLHTSALGYDYYQDKPTGEFGLEYTASLIKQARDEKRNTLLYDNGDLIQGNPLGDFVARVQPLKPGQLHPMHAAMRVLKYDAGNLGNHEFNYGLPFLQQVIAAAPMPIVSANAYKDDGTGKPGENAFTPYLIQRRVVYDTTGRPYVLNVGVIGFLPPQIVNWDKANLDGKIVTTDIVEAARKFVPQMKAQGADIIVAVAHTGISADYQPGQENAATELTKVPGIDVVLSGHSHQEFPGPVYKSIPGADITKGTINGKPVVMAGFWGSDLGIVDLKLDYDRKNQKWTVVDGTASIRPIWDKAAKKSLVTPDPRIANAVKQAHEGTLAYVRAKVADLAAPITSYWALVQDDPSVQLVSNAQTAYVKAALANTQYKDLPVLSAAAPFKAGGRGGASYYTDIPAGTLAIKNVADLYVYPNTVQAVLVNGAQLQEWLERSAGQFKQIDPSKTEPQALVDDSFPTYNFDVIDGVTYEIDVTQPSRYNSKGEVVNPDAHRIKNLMYQGKPIDPGAQFVVATNNYRASGGGNFPGLNGKNIILQAPDETRQAIIKYFMDQKTVNPTADGNWKLTPIPGATLLYVSSPNAQKNLPAGATLLRTRDDGFAEYLIKF comes from the coding sequence ATGACGGCCCTGCTCCTGGGAGCGGCGGGCGCGCAGACCGTGGACCTGCGTATCCTCGAAACCACCGACCTGCACACCAGTGCGCTGGGCTACGACTACTACCAGGACAAGCCCACCGGCGAGTTCGGCCTGGAGTACACCGCCTCGCTGATCAAGCAGGCCCGCGACGAGAAGCGCAACACGCTGCTGTACGACAACGGGGACCTGATCCAGGGCAACCCGCTGGGCGACTTCGTGGCGCGGGTGCAGCCGCTGAAGCCCGGGCAGCTCCACCCCATGCACGCCGCGATGCGCGTCCTGAAGTACGACGCGGGCAACCTCGGCAACCACGAGTTCAACTACGGCCTGCCCTTTCTCCAGCAGGTGATCGCCGCCGCGCCCATGCCCATCGTCAGCGCCAACGCCTACAAGGACGACGGCACCGGCAAGCCCGGCGAGAACGCCTTCACGCCCTACCTGATCCAGCGCCGGGTGGTCTACGACACCACGGGCCGCCCCTACGTCCTCAACGTGGGCGTGATCGGTTTCCTGCCCCCGCAGATCGTCAACTGGGACAAGGCCAACCTCGACGGCAAGATCGTCACCACCGACATCGTGGAGGCCGCCCGCAAGTTCGTTCCGCAGATGAAGGCGCAGGGCGCGGACATCATCGTCGCGGTCGCGCACACCGGCATCAGCGCCGACTACCAGCCCGGCCAGGAAAACGCCGCCACCGAACTCACCAAGGTGCCCGGCATCGACGTGGTCCTCAGCGGCCACAGCCACCAGGAGTTCCCCGGGCCGGTGTACAAGAGCATCCCCGGCGCGGACATCACCAAGGGCACCATCAACGGCAAGCCCGTCGTGATGGCCGGGTTCTGGGGCAGCGACCTGGGGATCGTGGACCTCAAGCTGGACTACGACCGCAAGAATCAGAAGTGGACGGTCGTGGACGGCACCGCCAGCATCCGCCCCATCTGGGACAAGGCGGCCAAGAAGAGCCTGGTCACGCCCGACCCGCGCATCGCCAATGCGGTCAAGCAGGCCCACGAGGGGACGCTGGCGTATGTGCGCGCCAAGGTGGCCGACCTCGCCGCCCCCATCACCTCCTACTGGGCACTGGTGCAGGACGACCCGAGCGTGCAGCTCGTCAGCAATGCGCAGACCGCCTACGTGAAGGCCGCGCTGGCGAACACCCAGTACAAGGACCTGCCGGTGCTGTCCGCCGCCGCGCCCTTCAAGGCCGGGGGCCGGGGCGGGGCCAGCTACTACACCGACATCCCCGCCGGGACGCTCGCCATCAAGAACGTGGCTGACCTGTACGTGTACCCCAATACCGTTCAGGCCGTGCTGGTGAACGGCGCGCAGCTTCAGGAATGGCTGGAGCGCAGCGCCGGGCAGTTCAAGCAGATCGACCCCAGCAAGACCGAACCCCAGGCGCTCGTCGACGACAGCTTCCCCACCTACAACTTCGACGTGATCGACGGCGTCACCTACGAGATCGACGTGACGCAGCCCTCGCGCTACAACAGCAAGGGCGAGGTGGTGAACCCGGATGCCCACCGCATCAAGAATCTGATGTACCAGGGCAAGCCCATCGACCCAGGGGCGCAGTTCGTGGTCGCCACCAACAACTACCGCGCCTCGGGTGGCGGCAACTTCCCCGGCCTGAACGGCAAGAACATCATCCTCCAGGCCCCCGATGAGACGCGCCAGGCCATCATCAAGTACTTCATGGACCAGAAGACGGTGAACCCCACCGCTGACGGCAACTGGAAGCTCACGCCCATCCCCGGCGCGACCCTGCTGTACGTCAGCAGCCCCAACGCCCAGAAGAACCTGCCCGCCGGAGCGACGCTGCTGCGGACGCGGGATGACGGGTTCGCGGAGTATTTGATCAAGTTCTGA
- a CDS encoding alpha-hydroxy-acid oxidizing protein yields the protein MTNIGTGPGRARQTRVYVRGLGGERPAVPVAPERLQAAAQAKLGAADFAYIAGGAGAERTMRANLAAFERVRLLPRRLSGSRERDLGVEVLGHTLAAPLLLAPIGVLEAAHPEADLAVARAAAAENVPFIFSSQASVPMEVCAAAMGDSPRWFQLYWGTDDEVTRSFVRRAEACGAQAIVLTLDTTLLGWRPRDLDLGSLPFLRGRGIAQYLSDPVFRSRLTVPDAGPLPAPTVQPPRTPALLRAGAELAAKGRKFGLSLEQMQAAAARFTATYTRPDLGWDDVSRLRQWTDLPILLKGILHPDDAREAVRRGVNGLIVSNHGGRQIDGEIGALDALPGVVVAAGDLPVLLDSGVRTGSDVAKALALGARAVLLGRPYAYGLAIAGEAGVREVIQNVLAEFDLTLGLMGVRAARDLGPQHLASSTHP from the coding sequence ATGACCAACATCGGAACCGGACCGGGACGGGCACGGCAGACACGGGTGTACGTGCGCGGTCTGGGCGGCGAGCGGCCCGCCGTGCCCGTGGCCCCGGAACGGCTTCAGGCAGCGGCCCAGGCCAAACTCGGCGCGGCGGATTTCGCGTACATCGCGGGCGGAGCGGGGGCCGAACGCACCATGCGCGCCAACCTCGCCGCCTTCGAGCGGGTGCGCCTGCTGCCGCGCCGCCTGAGCGGCTCGCGCGAACGTGACCTCGGCGTGGAGGTGCTGGGGCACACCCTGGCCGCGCCCCTCCTCCTCGCTCCTATCGGCGTGCTGGAGGCCGCGCATCCGGAAGCCGACCTCGCGGTGGCCCGCGCGGCAGCGGCGGAGAACGTCCCCTTCATCTTCAGCTCGCAGGCGTCGGTGCCGATGGAGGTCTGCGCGGCGGCGATGGGCGACTCGCCCCGCTGGTTCCAGCTCTACTGGGGCACCGACGACGAGGTGACCCGTTCCTTCGTGCGCCGCGCCGAGGCCTGCGGCGCCCAGGCCATCGTGCTGACCCTCGACACGACGCTGCTGGGGTGGCGCCCGCGTGACCTGGACCTGGGCAGCCTGCCTTTCCTGCGCGGGCGCGGCATCGCGCAGTACCTCAGCGACCCGGTGTTCCGCTCGCGGCTGACTGTGCCTGATGCCGGGCCCCTCCCCGCCCCCACCGTCCAGCCCCCGCGCACGCCCGCCCTGCTGCGGGCCGGGGCCGAACTCGCCGCGAAGGGCCGCAAGTTCGGCCTCAGCCTGGAACAGATGCAGGCCGCCGCCGCCCGCTTCACCGCCACCTACACCCGCCCCGACCTCGGCTGGGATGACGTGAGCCGCCTGCGCCAGTGGACGGACCTCCCCATCCTCCTCAAGGGCATCCTCCACCCCGACGATGCCCGCGAGGCCGTGCGCCGGGGCGTGAACGGCCTGATCGTCAGCAATCACGGTGGCCGTCAGATCGACGGCGAGATCGGCGCCCTCGACGCGCTGCCCGGCGTGGTCGTGGCGGCCGGTGACCTCCCCGTGCTGCTCGACAGCGGTGTCCGTACCGGGTCGGACGTGGCGAAGGCGCTCGCCCTGGGCGCGCGGGCGGTGCTGCTGGGGCGGCCCTATGCCTACGGCCTCGCCATTGCGGGGGAGGCGGGGGTGCGCGAGGTCATTCAGAACGTGCTGGCCGAGTTCGACCTCACGCTGGGGCTGATGGGGGTGCGCGCGGCGCGTGACCTGGGGCCGCAACACCTGGCCTCGTCTACACATCCCTGA
- a CDS encoding FAD-binding oxidoreductase has protein sequence MPILDLSPSDQTVIVSGDTGLLEVYAALPAGLFPPFPPVELPGGVGGLVSRGGFAQTFFFGAEVLGVTFRAPSGGVIRAGGRTVKNVQGYDLTRPFVGSFGALGEALEVTLRLRPGPHARHVAAPGSLAALGHLTARFAWQDGEEVHLMHFGHAREVERALGVLPGAWEVTELLDLRARFPDGLGVGEGGPLRDRRFGWVNGGGVPPMPPLFARVAASL, from the coding sequence ATGCCCATCCTTGACCTCTCGCCCAGCGACCAGACCGTCATCGTCAGCGGCGACACCGGGCTGCTGGAGGTTTACGCCGCGCTCCCGGCGGGGCTGTTCCCGCCCTTTCCGCCGGTGGAGTTGCCGGGCGGCGTGGGGGGCCTCGTGTCGCGCGGCGGCTTCGCTCAGACCTTCTTCTTCGGCGCCGAGGTGCTGGGCGTGACCTTCCGGGCGCCCTCGGGCGGTGTGATCCGGGCGGGCGGGCGAACCGTGAAGAACGTGCAGGGCTACGACCTGACCCGGCCTTTCGTCGGAAGCTTCGGGGCATTGGGCGAGGCGCTGGAGGTGACGCTGAGGTTGCGCCCCGGCCCCCACGCACGGCACGTCGCGGCGCCCGGTTCCCTGGCGGCTCTCGGCCACCTCACCGCCCGTTTCGCCTGGCAGGACGGCGAGGAGGTTCACCTGATGCACTTCGGCCACGCGCGTGAGGTGGAGCGGGCGCTGGGGGTATTGCCGGGAGCGTGGGAAGTCACGGAGCTTCTGGACCTCAGGGCCCGCTTTCCGGACGGCCTCGGGGTAGGGGAGGGCGGCCCGCTGCGGGATCGCCGCTTCGGTTGGGTAAACGGCGGGGGGGTGCCCCCGATGCCCCCGTTGTTCGCGCGGGTGGCGGCCAGCCTCTGA
- a CDS encoding FAD-binding oxidoreductase — protein MTPQKVALSPASPAPKPRSNGSPDNPLAAELTRLLGPKKVLSNLSERRNYRYDAIQFGATPLAVVLPESTADVVTAVRAARAAGVPIVGRGAASGLSGGAAPALPGLVISFTRMTRLDIFPERREVRAQAGVVTLAVTEKARPFGLIYPPDPASFRTSTIGGNLGENAGGPLCFKYGVSGDYVRALEFVDADGEVHELTRDAYDLAGLLIGSEGTLGLITEATLRLTPPPKFTRTLMASFAEVGACAEAVSAAIAAGAVPGKLEFMDHACLNAVEDFLHLGLPREAGALLLVDTDGDDLETVEEERALVEAACLAAGGSVRRAAGDAESAALWQARRSVSPALGRIRPQRMNEDIVVPRSVLPEVVREIRALGDASGFHVVQFGHIGDGNLHPNILFDPRRESPDAVHDLAHRIALVAIRHGGVLSGEHGIGTMKRPFMREAVDPVTLEALWDVKRALDPAGVLNPGKVLPEELADEAHP, from the coding sequence ATGACCCCCCAAAAAGTCGCTCTCTCGCCCGCTTCCCCCGCCCCCAAGCCCCGCTCCAATGGCTCGCCGGACAACCCACTCGCCGCCGAACTCACCCGCCTGCTTGGCCCCAAAAAAGTGCTTTCCAACCTCTCCGAGCGGCGGAATTACCGCTATGACGCGATCCAGTTCGGGGCGACGCCGCTCGCGGTGGTGCTGCCGGAGAGCACGGCGGACGTGGTGACGGCGGTGCGGGCGGCGCGGGCGGCGGGCGTGCCCATCGTGGGACGCGGCGCGGCGAGCGGCCTTTCGGGCGGGGCGGCTCCGGCCCTGCCGGGACTCGTCATCTCCTTCACCCGCATGACCCGGCTGGACATCTTCCCCGAGCGGCGCGAGGTGCGGGCGCAGGCGGGTGTGGTGACGCTGGCGGTGACGGAGAAGGCAAGGCCCTTCGGTCTGATCTACCCCCCCGACCCGGCCAGCTTCCGCACCAGCACCATCGGCGGCAATCTGGGGGAGAACGCGGGCGGGCCGCTGTGCTTCAAGTACGGCGTGAGCGGCGATTACGTCAGGGCGCTGGAATTCGTGGACGCGGACGGGGAAGTCCACGAGCTGACCCGCGACGCCTACGACCTGGCCGGGCTGCTGATCGGCTCGGAGGGGACGCTCGGATTGATCACCGAGGCCACCCTGCGCCTGACCCCGCCCCCGAAGTTCACCCGGACGCTGATGGCGAGTTTCGCGGAAGTGGGCGCCTGTGCCGAGGCGGTCAGCGCGGCGATTGCGGCCGGGGCCGTGCCGGGCAAGCTGGAATTCATGGACCACGCCTGCCTCAACGCCGTGGAGGATTTCCTGCACCTCGGCCTGCCACGGGAGGCGGGGGCGTTGTTGCTGGTGGACACCGACGGCGACGACCTGGAAACGGTGGAGGAGGAACGCGCGCTGGTGGAGGCCGCCTGCCTGGCAGCCGGGGGCAGCGTGCGCCGCGCCGCTGGTGATGCCGAGAGCGCCGCCCTCTGGCAGGCCCGCCGCAGCGTCAGCCCCGCGCTGGGCCGCATCCGCCCGCAGCGCATGAACGAGGACATCGTGGTGCCGCGCTCCGTGCTGCCGGAGGTGGTGCGCGAGATTCGTGCGCTGGGCGACGCCAGCGGCTTTCACGTCGTCCAGTTCGGACACATCGGGGACGGGAACCTGCACCCCAACATCCTTTTCGACCCCCGCCGCGAGTCGCCCGATGCCGTCCACGACCTCGCCCACCGGATCGCCCTGGTCGCCATCCGCCACGGCGGCGTCCTCAGCGGAGAACACGGCATCGGCACCATGAAACGCCCCTTCATGCGTGAGGCGGTGGACCCGGTGACACTGGAGGCCCTGTGGGACGTGAAACGGGCGCTGGACCCGGCAGGGGTGCTGAATCCCGGCAAGGTGCTGCCGGAGGAACTTGCAGACGAGGCTCACCCGTGA
- the glcF gene encoding glycolate oxidase subunit GlcF, which produces MNNDIPVQAIGPQGEVMAHAVDACVHCGFCLPACPTYAVLGDEMDSPRGRIVLMKEVLEGTLTLADAAPHLDRCLGCQGCVTACPSGVPYGELITSFRGWSEPQRERSPLDRAKRAAILKILPAPRVFSLAARVGQYAKPLAPVLPAALRAPLDLLPEHVPAMQPSPTVTPAKGQRRGRVAFLAGCAQQALAPNFNAATLRVLARSGIEVVIPEGQGCCGAAALHTGAREEALRLVRQNLAAFDPDDYDAILSNAAGCGAGLKEYPVVLHGLEDEAQARAFAAKVQDISEFLAGLLRDGELEPFLPTSRPLTVAYHDACHLAHAQGVRAAPRELLRAIPGLTVLEVPEGDLCCGSAGTYNLEQPELANQLGVRKAKNILSITPDLIASGNIGCHTQIQSHVRRQGSRVPVLHTVEVLDLAYRGEL; this is translated from the coding sequence GTGAACAACGACATTCCCGTGCAGGCCATCGGGCCGCAGGGCGAGGTGATGGCGCATGCGGTGGACGCCTGCGTGCATTGCGGCTTCTGCCTGCCCGCCTGCCCGACCTACGCGGTCCTGGGTGACGAGATGGACAGCCCCCGCGGACGCATCGTGCTGATGAAGGAGGTGCTGGAAGGAACACTGACCCTCGCGGACGCCGCCCCGCACCTGGACCGCTGCCTGGGGTGTCAGGGCTGCGTGACGGCCTGCCCCAGCGGCGTGCCCTACGGCGAACTGATCACCTCCTTCCGGGGCTGGTCGGAACCCCAGCGCGAGCGTTCGCCGCTGGACCGGGCCAAGCGGGCCGCCATCCTGAAGATTCTCCCCGCCCCCAGGGTGTTCAGTCTCGCCGCGCGGGTGGGGCAGTACGCCAAGCCGCTCGCCCCCGTGCTGCCCGCCGCGCTGCGGGCGCCGCTCGACCTATTGCCCGAACATGTCCCGGCGATGCAGCCTAGCCCGACCGTCACGCCCGCGAAGGGCCAACGCCGGGGCCGGGTGGCCTTCCTGGCCGGATGTGCCCAGCAGGCCCTCGCGCCCAACTTCAATGCCGCGACCCTGCGCGTGCTGGCCCGGAGCGGCATCGAGGTCGTGATCCCGGAAGGGCAAGGCTGCTGCGGGGCCGCCGCATTGCACACCGGTGCGCGGGAGGAGGCGCTGCGGCTCGTCCGCCAGAACCTCGCTGCCTTCGATCCCGACGACTACGACGCGATTCTCAGCAACGCGGCGGGCTGCGGCGCGGGCCTCAAGGAATACCCGGTGGTGCTGCACGGCCTCGAAGACGAGGCGCAGGCGCGGGCCTTCGCCGCGAAAGTGCAGGACATCAGCGAATTTCTGGCGGGGCTGCTGCGGGACGGCGAACTGGAACCCTTCCTCCCCACCTCCCGCCCCCTCACCGTCGCCTACCACGACGCCTGCCACCTCGCCCACGCCCAGGGCGTCCGCGCCGCCCCCCGCGAACTCCTGCGCGCCATTCCCGGCCTGACGGTCCTGGAGGTGCCCGAAGGCGACCTGTGCTGCGGTTCGGCGGGAACGTATAACCTCGAACAGCCCGAACTGGCGAACCAGCTCGGCGTGCGGAAGGCGAAGAACATCCTCTCCATCACGCCCGACCTGATCGCCAGCGGCAATATCGGCTGTCACACGCAGATTCAGAGCCATGTGCGGCGGCAGGGAAGCCGGGTGCCGGTGCTGCATACGGTGGAAGTGCTCGATTTGGCGTACCGGGGGGAGTTGTGA